TTTCAATCTTCTATGCATTATGGTTTCCTTGATATTTCACCTGGAAGATGATAGACCGTTCATATTCGATGACATTGGCAACCATTTTAATAAAATCCCATAAATCCCTTCCAAAAACATTCAGCCACCAGGGCGCTTCTTATTTTTTAGTTTCCTCCTCACCCTTGCCATCCGCCTTTTCTTTACGCCTTTCTACAACATCCCAGTTGTACACACGCGCCGTGGCAACCTCCAATGTCTGCAAAGAAGCGTGAGCAAAAGCGCCAATATCCAACCTCACACCTATGCCTCTCGCAATTAGAATAAACTAACCGTAATCTGCTCGCGCAAGAATTCCAGATCCTCCTCGCAATTCTGCAAGCTCGACTCCGCGGCACTAAGCTTCTCATCCAGCATCGTCTCCGCCTCGCTAAGCGGGTACGCCAGCATGACATTCGCCCCAAGCCAGAGGTAGACCTCTTCGGCATCGACAGGCGAGATCGCAGCCCGGGCGTAGAGGGTATCATTGAGTTCGAAATTAGTCTCGAGGTCTGAGTCAGGGTTGGACTGAACAAGCGCAAAATGTTAGTGCATTGGCATTCCCGATTTCGATTCCAGTTTCGTGTGTGTTTCCCCCCATGCTTCACGAGTCACTTTTCCCCCGAATGGTTTATTATAGATAGCGCCACAGGCGCGGGGGATATTTACCTCCTTGCGCAGCTGCAAGAATCGCACCATCTCCAGCGTCTTTTTGATATCGGGGATCTTCTCCCGCAGGCCCTGGCCGCGGCGCTGGGTGTTCACCTCCATAAACTGGTACTTGGAAATCATCTCCTGGAACGAGCGGAGGGTAGGCTCGACTTCCTCGCGGGAGGAGACGTAGTCACTGACATTGTCGATGAAAGGTGCGACGGGGATCCCGCGCGGGTTGGTTTGTGTTGTTACCGTGCTGGATGGTGGAGGGGTTAGTTTCTGTGTTTCAATGGATGCGGGCATGGAATTGAGACTGAGGGTTGCAGCTAGAAGGGGAAATCTGCAAATACAGAGGAATAGGAATTGACAATTACTTCTTCTTGGAGTCCGCCATCGTCGCAAAGATgtgtgagagagagagagagagagagaacgAGAAGATATGACGATGTGGGGAGGAGCTTAACTGCCACTTTTTTGGAATTCCGCTTTATCTCCCCTGCGATGAACTAAACCTCGAAGGATTCGAGTTCATGGGCCCTATTCTCGTTGGATTGGTATCAGAATGGTCTTCCTTCTTACGACAGATCGCATACTCGCAGCGTTCGAAGCTATTCCAGCTTCGCGCCACGAGGAGCTCGACCTGCCTACCACGCTGGAAGCCCAAGGCCCGATAGCCCACGACCACCTGATCCGGCTCGCCAGATATCTTCAAACAGACTCAGAATACAAAGAGCTTGCCTCTCATACCCCAACGATCCTCAGCTCCCTCCTCCGCGGCACGAAAGTCTACGTTCCTCCGCCGCCCAAGAAGCCAGAGCCCGTATGTGGTCTACACACAACTCCATTCCCTGCCCTTCCTTTCCTCAACTTTATCAACCCATCCGAAAATCGGATCCTAACACTATACACTATCCAGAGCGCAGAATATCTCGCATCAAAGGCACGCCTCCTCGCAGCAACAGAACAAGAATCCTACAA
The nucleotide sequence above comes from Penicillium digitatum chromosome 1, complete sequence. Encoded proteins:
- a CDS encoding Prefoldin subunit 3, putative, yielding MADSKKNTVTTQTNPRGIPVAPFIDNVSDYVSSREEVEPTLRSFQEMISKYQFMEVNTQRRGQGLREKIPDIKKTLEMVRFLQLRKESNPDSDLETNFELNDTLYARAAISPVDAEEVYLWLGANVMLAYPLSEAETMLDEKLSAAESSLQNCEEDLEFLREQITTLEVATARVYNWDVVERRKEKADGKGEEETKK